Proteins co-encoded in one Bradyrhizobium sp. 170 genomic window:
- a CDS encoding FAD-dependent oxidoreductase, which produces MTKLADAIIVGGGIHGCSTALHLCLAGMKPVLIEKDYAGRHASGVNAGGVRQLARHVAEIPLSIRSMGIWERIEELVGDACGFESHGQVLVAENHAEFDACRARVAELNAFGFTHEELIDGPELRRLVPAVAESCPGGVVSRRDGAADPARTTTAIRRKAEALGATVREGVAATNIRKQDGLWLVDVGADTYVAPVLVNAAGAWAGRIAAALDEPVPVETVAPMLMITSRVPHFIDPVVILRGRKLSFKQFANGTVLIGGGHLATPDQDRNETVLDWRSLAMSARTVFELFPVIRDATIVRAWAGIEARTRDELPVLGPSARHSGLYHQFGFSLHGFQLGPGAGAVMTELIVNGGTQTRISELGIDRFHPSTP; this is translated from the coding sequence ATGACGAAGCTCGCGGATGCCATCATCGTGGGTGGCGGCATCCACGGATGCTCAACCGCGCTTCATTTGTGTCTCGCGGGGATGAAGCCGGTGCTGATCGAGAAGGACTATGCCGGCCGCCACGCCTCAGGGGTGAATGCCGGTGGCGTTCGTCAACTCGCAAGGCATGTCGCCGAGATCCCACTCTCGATCCGCTCGATGGGAATCTGGGAGCGGATCGAAGAGCTGGTCGGCGACGCCTGCGGCTTCGAAAGCCACGGCCAGGTGCTGGTCGCCGAGAACCACGCCGAATTCGATGCGTGTCGCGCGCGCGTCGCCGAGTTGAACGCGTTCGGTTTCACCCACGAGGAGCTGATCGATGGGCCGGAGCTGCGGCGGCTGGTGCCGGCGGTGGCCGAGAGCTGCCCTGGTGGCGTGGTGTCGCGGCGCGATGGCGCGGCCGATCCGGCCCGAACCACCACCGCGATCCGCCGAAAGGCAGAAGCGCTCGGCGCAACCGTCCGTGAGGGCGTGGCAGCGACCAACATTCGAAAGCAAGATGGGCTGTGGCTGGTGGATGTCGGTGCCGACACCTATGTCGCGCCGGTACTCGTAAACGCTGCCGGGGCATGGGCCGGCCGTATCGCCGCGGCGCTGGACGAGCCGGTGCCGGTTGAGACTGTGGCGCCGATGCTGATGATCACCTCCCGCGTGCCGCATTTCATCGATCCGGTGGTGATCCTGCGTGGCCGCAAACTCTCCTTCAAACAATTCGCCAACGGTACGGTGCTGATCGGTGGCGGGCATCTGGCGACGCCGGATCAGGACCGAAACGAGACCGTGCTGGACTGGCGCAGCCTCGCCATGAGCGCCCGCACGGTCTTCGAACTCTTTCCAGTCATCCGCGACGCCACCATTGTTCGCGCCTGGGCCGGCATCGAGGCGCGGACGCGCGACGAACTACCCGTGCTCGGCCCGAGCGCTCGACACTCCGGGCTCTACCACCAATTCGGGTTTTCGCTGCATGGCTTCCAGCTCGGCCCCGGCGCCGGCGCCGTCATGACGGAGCTTATCGTCAACGGCGGCACCCAAACACGCATCAGCGAGCTCGGCATCGACCGCTTTCATCCTTCCACACCCTAG